The Polyangium mundeleinium genome contains the following window.
GTCGCGGAGGCGGAGGGCTTCGGCGACGAGGTGCCGCACGAGGCGCTCGCCGGCCGCGAGGATCTGACGCATCTGCCGCTGCCGACGATCGACCCGGAGGACGCGCGCGATCACGACGACGCAGTCTGGGCCGTGCGGAACGACGATGGCTCGTACCGCGCGTGGATCGCGATCGCGGACGTGTCGCATTACGTGCGGCCCGGGACGGCGCTCGACGAGAACGCGATGGCGCGCGGCAACTCGATCTACCTGCCCGATCGAGCGATCCCGATGCTGCCGCGCGCGCTCTCCTCGAACCTGTGCTCGCTCGTGCCGAACGTCACGCGCCTCTGCTTGTGCGTGGAGATCGACCTCGACGCGACGGGGACCGTGCTGGGCGCGCGGATCTTCGAAGGCTTCATGCGCTCGCGCGCGGCCCTCACGTATCCGGCCGTGGCGCGCGCGCTCGGGCTCGCGAAACACGCGGTGGCAAACCCCGACGCCGAGGCGATGCGCGACGACCTCGAAGTGCTGTGGGAGCTCTCGCGGCAGCTCCGCGCGCGGCGCATGCGGCGCGGCGCGCTCGACTTCGATCTGCCCGAGGCGAAGGTCGTGCTCGACGTGGAGACGGGGGCGCCGCTCGACGTGGAGAAACGCGCCCACGATCCCGGCGTGAAGAAGGCGTACGAGCTCATCGAGGAGTTCATGCTGCTCGCGAACGAGACGGTCGCGCGTGAGCTCGTGACGCGAAACACGCCGGCGATCTTCCGGGTCCACGCGCCGCCGAACCCGGAGCGCCTCGAGCGCTTCGTCACGATGTGCGAGACGCTCGACGTGGGCTTCGAGCTCGAAGACGCCTCGGATCCGAAGAAGCTCGCGACGTTCCTGAAGCGCATCGCGAACCATCCGCAAAAGCAGGTGCTGCACTCGCTGCTGCTCCGCGCGATGAAACAAGCGGTCTACGACGTGGGCAACGGGGGCCACTTCGGCCTCGCGTCGACGGCGTACCTGCACTTCACCTCGCCGATCCGCCGCTACCCGGACCTGGTCGTGCACCGGGCGATGCGCGCGCTGCTCCAGAAAGAGCGCATCGACACGAGCCCCGAAGCCGAGGAAAAGCTGCGCCTCGCTGCGTCGACCGCGTCCGACTGCGAGCGCCGCGCGATGGACATCGAGCGCGAGGTCGTCGACCTCTACCGCGCGCTCTTCATGCGCGCGCACATCGGCGAGATCTACGAAGGCACGGTGACGGCTGTCGTGGGCACGGGCCTCTTCGTGGCGATCGACAGCCCATTCGTGGACGTGCTCGTGCGCCTCGACGCCCTCGGCCCCGACGGCTACGAGGTCGACGAGACGGGCCTCTACGTGACCGGCACGCGCAGCGGCGAGCAGATCAAGCTCGGCGACACGATGCTCGTGCAGATCGAGGACGTCGCCGTGCTGCGTCGCTCGATCTACGGCAGGCGCGTGATCGCGGTGGAGGAAGAAGGCGCGCCTCCGCCGAAGCGCAAGGTCCGCCGCACGGCGTCGACGAACGGCCAGGACAAACGCGCCCGAGGCCAGGCGGCGAAGGTGTCGACGAAGGGTCGCGCCCCACGCGGAGGCGCGGACAGCTCAAAGAAGACGAAAACGAAGAAGGCCGCGAAGACGAAAAAGACGCGGCATTAGCCGCCGCGTGTATCCTCGCTCGACGCGCGATAGAGCGGCGAAAGGCCCCCGCGCTCCGCGTACGGCTGCAGGTAGCGGAGCGACACGTTCGCGCTCGGCAAGAAGCGGTGATAACGCTTCTCCGGGATCACGAGCGCATCGCCCGGTCCCACCCATATTCGCACCCAGCGCTCGTCGGCCGCGCGCACGTCGTAGACGCCCTCGCCTTCGAGGAAAAGCCGCACCTCGGCGCTGAGGTGCAAATGCTCGTCGATCTCGCGCGCAATCGTCGCCTCGTCGCGCGGGTTCGCCACGCTGAGCCGGACGTCGTCCTGCTTGGTAAAACCACGGTCGGCCCGGATGCGATCGAGGAGCGGCTGCATCGACCCGGGATCAAACGCCTCGACGAGGATCCCCTCGGCCCACAGCTCCTCGGGGCTGCAACCGCGCTCGCTCGGGCTCATCCACACCGCTCGCATCAGATCCTCCGTACGGTCCCCCCAAATCATCCCGCCCAGACGGAGGCGCGGCGTCAAGGACCTAACGCCGGATCAACCAGAAGAAGCCGACGACGCTGAGGACGAGGACGAAGGCCGCAAAGAGGAGCACCACACCATCGGTGAGGCTCCAGCCAGACTCGGGGGCCGGCGTGGCCGATCGCTGAGGTCGGAGCGGGCGCGAGGCGTCGTCCTCCACGGGCGTCGGCTCCGGCGCCGCGGCCGCGGAAGGCGTCTCGTCCTCCGCAGGGGGGGCGGGGGCGCGTCCTCGGGGCGCATCGGCTCATCGGCGCACCGCGACAGCTCCGCGAGCGCCTCGGCCGCGGGATACTCGAACACCACGACGTTCCGGCCCATCGCGAGGGTTTGTCCGGAGCGCCAGGTGACGTCGGTCGGGCCGAGCGGCGCACCTTC
Protein-coding sequences here:
- a CDS encoding 1,2-dihydroxy-3-keto-5-methylthiopentene dioxygenase, which gives rise to MRAVWMSPSERGCSPEELWAEGILVEAFDPGSMQPLLDRIRADRGFTKQDDVRLSVANPRDEATIAREIDEHLHLSAEVRLFLEGEGVYDVRAADERWVRIWVGPGDALVIPEKRYHRFLPSANVSLRYLQPYAERGGLSPLYRASSEDTRGG
- the rnr gene encoding ribonuclease R, which gives rise to MTSIGRVTIAEVLAEHSRPLHIHEIASRLGLTEGAYEPLRRVLDDLCWDGSVVALPGQRFRLARAREERRGKEHEGTLNVNPRGFGFVTVLDLPDDVFVPQEAMAGALHGDTVAIRVVTTSRRGIEGAVVRVVKRKTTRVAGVLRKRGRSAWIEPDDSRLRGPIVLKSEPRMKLEDGLAAVATITRFPEMPDENPEGVLEAVLGVPGDPNVEVAKVLVREAIEEEHSAEAVAEAEGFGDEVPHEALAGREDLTHLPLPTIDPEDARDHDDAVWAVRNDDGSYRAWIAIADVSHYVRPGTALDENAMARGNSIYLPDRAIPMLPRALSSNLCSLVPNVTRLCLCVEIDLDATGTVLGARIFEGFMRSRAALTYPAVARALGLAKHAVANPDAEAMRDDLEVLWELSRQLRARRMRRGALDFDLPEAKVVLDVETGAPLDVEKRAHDPGVKKAYELIEEFMLLANETVARELVTRNTPAIFRVHAPPNPERLERFVTMCETLDVGFELEDASDPKKLATFLKRIANHPQKQVLHSLLLRAMKQAVYDVGNGGHFGLASTAYLHFTSPIRRYPDLVVHRAMRALLQKERIDTSPEAEEKLRLAASTASDCERRAMDIEREVVDLYRALFMRAHIGEIYEGTVTAVVGTGLFVAIDSPFVDVLVRLDALGPDGYEVDETGLYVTGTRSGEQIKLGDTMLVQIEDVAVLRRSIYGRRVIAVEEEGAPPPKRKVRRTASTNGQDKRARGQAAKVSTKGRAPRGGADSSKKTKTKKAAKTKKTRH